One Mercurialis annua linkage group LG3, ddMerAnnu1.2, whole genome shotgun sequence DNA window includes the following coding sequences:
- the LOC126675042 gene encoding probable lysophospholipase BODYGUARD 4: MLNSEIFIPSSPSLVLSSFSVSLIKFLAMTVSQTMSVEKLARKFQSYLHNALAFIVFLFLDFVDAVLCVVYKCLDMFLEGKSSPCHCRNKDSSIIDEEDDGQSDSFYGRNNAFRKLVSFVFQRKWKNISKKAENFGNGEVKNKWSDCNCESCLSWLKDGGERLHVVVKEPSPVRNDKIGEDENVIFVHGFLCSSSFWTESVFKNLSETANRTYRLFAIDLLGLGKSPKPLDCQYTLKDHLEMIEKSVINPYNLKSFHLVAHSMGCPIALALAAKYPKSVKSLTLVAPAIFSCGKDEGGVEVLNKLAEKKLWPVESFQRSVMSWYEHIGRSVCFFVCRHHRTWESLLMLLTNNRKLSFAVKDLTKHTHHSSWHNVHNVICGGAKFMDGYLEILKNAGVKFNIVHGDRDNTIPTECSYDIKRKVGNAELSIIRNGTHSSVIFRRKKDFTQNLEHFWASTLSENSSL, encoded by the exons ATGTTAAATTCTGAGATATTCATTCCTTCATCACCTTCTTTAGTTCTCTCTTCCTTTTCTGTATCTCTTATCAAATTTCTAGCTATGACAGTTTCTCAAACCATGTCGGTTGAAAAATTGGCAAGAAAGTTTCAATCGTATCTACATAATGCACTAGCTTTCatagtttttcttttcttggaCTTTGTTGATGCAGTTCTCTGTGTAGTTTACAAATGTCTTGACATGTTTCTCGAAGGAAAATCCTCTCCGTGCCATTGCAGAAACAAAGATTCATCAATTATAGATGAAGAAGATGACGGGCAATCGGATTCTTTTTACGGAAGGAACAACGCTTTCCGCAAATTGGTTTCTTTTGTATTTCaaagaaaatggaaaaatatAAGCAAAAAAGCTGAAAATTTTGGCAATGGTGAAGTGAAAAATAAGTGGTCTGATTGCAATTGCGAGTCTTGTCTTTCTTGGTTGAAAGATGGTGGCGAAAGGCTTCATGTTGTCGTTAAAGAACCTTCACCAG TAAGAAATGACAAGATCGGAGAAGATGAAAATGTGATATTCGTACATGGCTTCTTATGTTCTTCTTCATTCTGGACAGAATCAGTATTTAAAAATCTGTCGGAAACTGCGAATCGGACTTATAGATTGTTTGCTATTGATCTTCTGGGACTAGGGAAAAGCCCTAAGCCATTGGATTGTCAATACACTTTGAAGGATCACTTGGAAATGATAGAAAAATCAGTGATTAATCCATATAATTTGAAATCTTTCCATTTGGTGGCACATTCTATGGGATGCCCAATAGCTTTAGCTCTGGCTGCAAAGTATCCCAAATCCGTAAAATCACTCACCCTCGTTGCACCG GCTATATTCTCTTGCGGCAAAGACGAAGGCGGCGTAGAAGTACTTAACAAACTGGCCGAGAAGAAATTGTGGCCAGTTGAATCATTTCAGAGATCAGTTATGTCATGGTACGAACACATAGGAAGAAGTGTCTGTTTTTTTGTCTGTCGACACCACAGAACATGGGAGAGCCTCCTCATGCTACTCACCAACAATAG GAAATTGAGTTTTGCTGTAAAAGACTTGACCAAGCACACACACCATTCTTCTTGGCATAATGTGCACAATGTGATATGTGGAGGAGCAAAATTCATGGACGGATACCTAGAAATTTTGAAGAATGCCGGAGTTAAATTTAACATTGTCCACGGTGACCGTGACAACACGATTCCGACGGAGTGCAGTTATGATATCAAGAGAAAAGTTGGCAATGCAGAGCTGAGTATCATACGTAATGGCACCCATAGTTCTGTGATCTTTCGTAGAAAGAAAGATTTCACACAGAATTTGGAGCATTTTTGGGCATCAACTCTTTCAGAAAACTCTTCTCTTTGA
- the LOC126671251 gene encoding probable lysophospholipase BODYGUARD 4 yields MTVSHTMSVEKLARKFREFLKNALTFIVFLLLDFLDAILCVVYKCLDKFLEGKSSPCHCGNKDSSITDEEHDVLSDSFFGRSNVFRKFGSFVFRRKWRNHKTDEKLYDGEVKNKWSDCSCETCLSWLKDGGERLHVVVKDPSEVSSDQIGDDQNVIFIHGFLCSSSFWTETVFKNLSETANRTYRLFAIDVLGLGKSPKPLDCQYTLKDHLEMIDKSVINPYELKSFHLVAHSMGCPIALALAAKYSKSVKSLTLVAPAIFSCGKDESSVEILKVIAKKKLWPAESFQRSVMAWYEHIGRSVCFLVCRHHRTWERLIMRHTKQSDVSFAVKDMTKHTHHSSWHNVHNVICGGAKFMDGYLEILKNAGVKINIVHGDRDNTIPTECSYDIKRKVGHAELSIIRNGTHSSVIFRRKKEFTQNLETFWASTAEEKSSI; encoded by the exons ATGACAGTTTCTCACACTATGTCTGTCGAAAAATTGGCAAGAAAGTTCCGAGAATTCTTAAAGAATGCACTAACGTTCATAGTATTTCTGTTATTGGATTTTCTTGATGCAATTCTCTGTGTAGTTTATAAATGTCTCGATAAGTTTCTTGAAGGAAAGTCCTCTCCGTGTCATTGCGGAAACAAAGATTCGTCGATTACGGATGAAGAACACGACGTGCTATCGGATTCTTTTTTCGGAAGGAGCAACGTTTTTCGCAAATTCGGTTCTTTCGTATTTCGAAGAAAATGGAGGAATCATAAAACTGATGAGAAACTTTACGATGGTGAAGTGAAAAATAAGTGGTCTGATTGCAGTTGCGAAACTTGTCTCTCTTGGTTGAAAGATGGCGGCGAGAGGCTTCATGTTGTCGTTAAAGATCCTTCTGAAG TGAGCAGTGACCAGATCGGAGATGATCAAAATGTGATATTCATACATGGATTCTTGTGTTCATCTTCATTCTGGACAGAAACAGTTTTTAAAAATCTTTCGGAAACTGCGAATCGGACTTATAGATTGTTTGCGATCGATGTTTTGGGATTAGGAAAAAGCCCTAAGCCATTGGATTGTCAATATACTTTGAAGGATCACTTGGAAATGATTGATAAATCTGTGATTAATCCGTATGAATTGAAATCTTTTCATTTGGTAGCACATTCTATGGGATGTCCAATAGCTTTAGCTCTGGCTGCTAAGTACTCCAAATCCGTAAAATCACTCACTCTCGTTGCTCCG GCAATTTTCTCTTGCGGTAAAGATGAAAGCAGTGTAGAAATTCTAAAAGTAATTGCAAAGAAGAAATTATGGCCAGCTGAATCATTTCAGAGATCAGTTATGGCATGGTATGAACACATAGGAAGAAGTGTTTGTTTTCTGGTTTGCCGACACCATCGAACGTGGGAGAGGCTCATCATGCGACACACTAAGCAGAG TGATGTGAGTTTTGCTGTAAAAGACATGACCAAGCACACACACCATTCTTCGTGGCATAACGTGCACAATGTGATCTGCGGAGGAGCAAAATTCATGGACGGATACCtagaaattttgaaaaatgccGGAGTTAAAATTAACATTGTCCACGGTGACCGTGACAACACGATTCCGACGGAGTGCAGCTACGATATCAAGAGAAAAGTTGGCCATGCAGAGCTGAGTATTATACGTAATGGCACCCATAGTTCTGTGATCTTCCGTAGAAAGAAGGAATTTACTCAGAATTTGGAGACTTTTTGGGCATCAACTGCTGAAGAAAAATCTTCTATTTGA